From one Oncorhynchus clarkii lewisi isolate Uvic-CL-2024 chromosome 6, UVic_Ocla_1.0, whole genome shotgun sequence genomic stretch:
- the LOC139410599 gene encoding pikachurin isoform X1 encodes MPRDISTSSQEMCMPPSPPTQPTVVAVSDTELALSWTQGESEGSAPVLHFLVAYIRPEMDTEWTYIREPIEANSMVLKGLSPDTEYQFVVRAVNVHGVSPPSAINNPIRTPGTAEVGSSGYGQRYITDGKIKDEDGFDIDDSDYDVFIEELKPFPAIPNGDNQRSQLRSRSGTPSSQPGGNVIYRMGTATPNAILLPSPPSDPELGSPLTPVTPELITMSPTTDGPSSTTLPHTTPTPPMTQWMGPVPRLYDLACEDTVCPPDSFCLSDYDSGGSRCHCNLGRSGDICSYGVTVQFPRFYGHSHMTFEPLKNSYQTFQMTLEFKADSEDGLLLYCGENEHGRGDFTSLALVRGKLHYRFNCGTGAAQIVSETRMVPGQWHTVTVFRDGMSGWLRMDNDTPISGRSQGQYTKITFRSPLYLGGAPSAYWLVRATGSNRGFQGCIQSLTINNKATDLRPWPLGSALSGADIGECSDSVCEMITCDNRGICFANRADGYICLCPLGFRGMLCEESFLLSLPLFNETMFSYASAPWPQSLLSYLSFMEFEITFQPARPDGTLLYSDDASSRDFLAINLVEGYVEFRFDCGSGGSVIRSEEQVSIGTWHELRVSRTAKSGILQVDNQRPMEGIAEGAFTQIKCSSPLFIGGVPQYDKTKSAAAVLRPFSGTIQKLVLNDHSIPLTKDFALGVNVENAAHPCVQSPCANGGTCRPKWDGYECDCPLGYDGQHCQKAVTEAIEIPQFIGRSYLTYDNREILKRVSGVRTNMFMRFKSTAKDGLLLWRGDSQVRPNSDFLSLGLQDGALIFSYNLGSGVANVIVNGTFSDGRWHRVKAVRDGQTGKLTVDDYGAQTGRSPGKMRQLNVNGVLYVGGMKEIALHTNRQYSGGLVGCVSHFTLSTDYHLSLVEDAADGKNINTCTN; translated from the exons GCCTGAGATGGACACAGAGTGGACCTACATCAGGGAGCCCATTGAAGCCAACTCCATGGTACTGAAAGGGTTAAGCCCCGACACGGAGTACCAGTTTGTGGTCCGAGCCGTCAACGTCCATGGGGTGAGCCCTCCCAGCGCCATCAACAACCCCATCCGCACCCCTG GCACAGCAGAGGTTGGCAGCAGCGGCTATGGCCAGCGCTACATCACAGACGGCAAGATCAAAGATGAAGACGGATTTGACATAGACGACTCTGACTACGATGTCTTCATTGAGGAG CTGAAGCCGTTCCCTGCCATTCCCAACGGTGACAACCAGAGATCCCAGCTCCGTTCCCGGTCTGGAACGCCGTCCTCTCAGCCAGGCGGGAACGTCATCTACAGGATGGGCACGGCCACACCCAACGCcatcctcctcccctcacccccctctgACCCAGAGCTGGGCTCCCCACTTACCCCCGTCACCCCTGAGCTGATCACCATGAGCCCCACCACCGACGGCCCTTCCTCCACCACCCTGCCTCACACCACCCCCACGCCCCCCATGACCCAGTGGATGGGCCCCGTGCCCAGGCTGTACGACCTAGCCTGTGAGGACACGGTGTGCCCCCCCGACAGCTTCTGCCTCAGTGACTACGACAGCGGAGGCTCCCGTTGCCACTGCAACCTGGGCCGCAGTGGTGACATCTGCTCCTACG GAGTGACGGTGCAGTTCCCAAGGTTCTATGGCCACTCCCACATGACCTTTGAACCTCTGAAGAACTCTTACCAGACCTTTCAGATGACCCTTGAATTCAAG gcAGACTCGGAGGATGGCTTGTTGCTGTACTGTGGGGAGAATGAGCATGGCCGTGGAGACTTCACCTCTCTGGCTCTTGTACGAGGCAAGCTGCATTACAG GTTTAACTGTGGCACTGGGGCAGCTCAGATAGTCAGCGAGACTCGCATGGTGCCGGGACAGTGGCACACTGTCACCGTATTCAGGGACGGCATGAGTGGCTGGCTGAGAATGGACAACGATACGCCCATTTCAGGACGCTCACAG GGACAGTACACCAAGATCACATTCCGAAGCCCGTTGTACTTGGGAGGGGCTCCCAGTGCCTATTGGTTGGTCAGGGCCACAGGGAGCAACCGGGGCTTTCAGGGCTGCATCCAGAGTCTGACCATCAACAACAAGGCCACGGATCTCAGACCCTGGCCCCTAGGCAGCGCTCTGAGCGGGGCAGACATCG GTGAGtgcagtgacagtgtgtgtgagatgaTCACCTGCGACAACAGAGGAATCTGCTTTGCCAACCGAGCGGACGGGTACATCTGTCTGTGCCCTCTGGGCTTCAGAGGCATGCTCTGTGAAGAGA GTTTCCTGCTGTCTCTGCCGCTCTTCAACGAGACCATGTTTTCGTACGCCAGCGCCCCTTGGCCCCAGTCCCTCCTCAGTTACCTGTCCTTCATGGAGTTTGAGATCACCTTTCAGCCGGCCAGGCCTGACGGCACGCTGCTCTACAGCGACGACGCCAGCAGCCGGGACTTCTTGGCCATCAACCTGGTGGAAGGATACGTGGAGTTCCGCTTTGACTGTGGATCTGGAGGGTCTGTCATTAG gaGTGAGGAGCAGGTCAGTATAGGCACATGGCATGAGCTGCGGGTCTCTCGTACAGCCAAGAGTGGCATCCTGCAGGTGGACAACCAGAGGCCCATGGAGGGCATAGCTGAG ggagCCTTCACTCAGATCAAGTGCAGCTCTCCTCTGTTCATCGGCGGAGTTCCACAATATGACAAAACCAAGAGCGCCGCGGCCGTGCTCCGCCCCTTCAGCGGCACCATCCAGAAG CTGGTTCTGAATGACCACAGCATCCCACTGACCAAGGACTTTGCTCTGGGGGTGAATGTGGAGAACGCAGCCCACCCATGTGTGCAGAGTCCCTGTGCCAACGGCGGCACCTGCAGGCCCAAATGGGATGGCTACGAGTGTGACTGCCCTCTCGGCTACGATGGCCAGCACTGCCAGAAGG CTGTCACAGAGGCCATTGAGATTCCACAATTCATTGGCCGCAGCTACCTCACATACGACAATCGTGAAATCCTGAAAAG GGTTTCGGGCGTCAGGACCAACATGTTTATGCGCTTTAAGAGCACGGCGAAGGATGGTCTGTTGCTATGGCGAGGCGACAGCCAAGTGAGGCCCAACAGTGACTTCCTGTCTTTAGGACTGCAGGACGGAGCACTCATTTTTAG CTATAACCTGGGCAGTGGTGTGGCCAATGTGATCGTCAACGGAACCTTCAGCGATGGAAGGTGGCACAGAGTGAAGGCTGTCAG GGACGGCCAGACTGGGAAGCTGACAGTCGATGACTATGGGGCCCAGACTGGCAGGTCACCTGGGAAGATGAGACAGCTGAACGTCAACGGGGTCTTGTACGTCG GGGGGATGAAGGAGATTGCTCTGCACACTAACCGGCAGTACAGTGGAGGTCTGGTGGGCTGCGTCTCACACTTCACCTTGTCCACCGACTACCACCTCTCCCTAGTGGAGGACGCTGCCGATGGCAAGAACATCAACACTTGTACCAACTAA